From the Roseateles sp. XES5 genome, one window contains:
- the bcsA gene encoding UDP-forming cellulose synthase catalytic subunit, which yields MRHTGTIILWALVSALVILVITLPINLQTQLIASMAVVTFMAIIKVLRADGIWRLIALAFGTAVVLRYVYWRTTSTLPPLNQLENFIPGFLLYLAEMYSVMMLALSLFVVAMPLPPRKSRKAADGKLPSVDVFVPSYNEDIGLLANTLAAARAMDYPADKMTVWLLDDGGTEQKRNAAAVIEAQTAEARYRDLQALCEDLGARYLTRARNEHAKAGNMNNGMQHSTGDLIAVFDADHAPARDFLRETVGYFSDDPKLFLVQTPHFFLNPDPLERNLRTFETMPSENEMFYGIIQRGLDKWNAAFFCGSAAVLRRTALNETGGFSGLSITEDCETALALHSRGWNSVYVDKPLIAGLQPATFASFIGQRSRWAQGMMQILRFRFPLLKRGLSLPQRLCYMSSMLFWLFPFPRTIFLVAPLFYLFFDLEIFTASGGEFLGYTLAYMLVNLMMQNYLYGSFRWPWISELYEYVQSVHLLPAVVSVMLNPTKPTFKVTAKDESIKVARLSEISRPFFVIFGVLFIAFLMSIYRFYSEPYKADVTFVVGAWNLLNLVIAGCALGVVSERSERAASRRVTVKRRCTFVIAGREYPSTLENVSANGARVQVYGLEVEVATGTRAYLRFALSGAAGEESLPVDVRNIENLDNVIAVGCRFTPEVARHHSLVADLIFANSSQWSDFQVSRRRNPGLVRGTLWFLGIAVYQTSRGLIYFLRSFGGGRKGEAAS from the coding sequence ATGAGGCATACCGGCACGATCATCCTGTGGGCGCTCGTCTCTGCCCTCGTGATCCTCGTCATTACGCTCCCGATCAACCTGCAGACCCAGCTGATCGCCAGCATGGCAGTGGTCACCTTCATGGCGATCATCAAGGTGCTGCGCGCCGACGGCATCTGGCGTCTGATCGCGCTGGCCTTCGGCACCGCGGTCGTGCTGCGCTACGTTTATTGGCGCACGACCAGCACGCTGCCGCCGCTCAACCAGTTGGAAAACTTCATTCCCGGTTTCCTGCTCTATCTCGCGGAAATGTACAGCGTGATGATGCTGGCGCTCAGCCTCTTCGTCGTGGCCATGCCGCTGCCGCCGCGCAAGAGCCGCAAGGCGGCCGACGGCAAGCTGCCGTCGGTCGATGTCTTCGTGCCGAGTTACAACGAGGATATCGGCCTCCTCGCCAACACGCTCGCCGCCGCCAGGGCGATGGACTATCCCGCCGACAAGATGACCGTCTGGTTGCTCGACGACGGCGGCACGGAACAGAAGCGCAATGCCGCCGCCGTCATCGAGGCGCAGACGGCGGAGGCGCGCTACCGCGACCTTCAGGCGCTCTGCGAGGATCTCGGCGCGCGCTACCTGACGCGGGCGCGCAACGAGCACGCCAAGGCCGGCAACATGAACAACGGCATGCAGCATTCGACCGGCGACCTGATCGCCGTCTTCGATGCCGACCATGCCCCCGCGCGCGATTTCCTGCGCGAGACGGTCGGTTATTTCTCCGACGATCCCAAGCTTTTCCTCGTCCAGACGCCGCACTTCTTCCTCAACCCCGATCCGCTGGAACGCAACCTGCGCACCTTCGAGACCATGCCGAGCGAGAACGAGATGTTCTACGGCATCATCCAGCGCGGCCTCGACAAATGGAATGCCGCCTTCTTCTGCGGTTCGGCCGCCGTGCTCAGGCGCACGGCGCTCAACGAGACGGGCGGTTTTTCCGGCCTTTCGATCACCGAGGACTGCGAGACGGCGCTGGCGCTGCATTCGCGCGGCTGGAACAGCGTCTATGTCGACAAACCCTTGATCGCCGGCCTGCAGCCGGCCACATTCGCCAGCTTCATCGGCCAGCGCAGCCGCTGGGCGCAGGGCATGATGCAGATCCTGCGCTTCCGATTTCCGCTGCTCAAGCGCGGGCTCTCGCTGCCGCAGCGGCTCTGCTACATGTCGTCCATGCTGTTCTGGCTGTTCCCGTTTCCGCGCACGATCTTCCTCGTCGCGCCGCTCTTCTACCTCTTCTTCGATCTCGAGATCTTCACGGCCTCCGGCGGCGAGTTCCTGGGCTATACGCTCGCCTACATGCTCGTGAACCTCATGATGCAGAACTATCTCTACGGCTCGTTCCGCTGGCCGTGGATTTCCGAGCTCTACGAATATGTGCAGAGCGTGCATCTGCTGCCCGCCGTCGTTTCGGTCATGCTCAATCCCACCAAGCCGACCTTCAAGGTTACCGCGAAGGACGAATCGATCAAGGTGGCGCGACTTTCCGAGATCAGCCGGCCGTTCTTCGTCATCTTCGGTGTCCTCTTCATCGCCTTCCTGATGAGCATCTACCGGTTCTATTCCGAGCCCTACAAGGCGGATGTCACCTTCGTGGTCGGTGCGTGGAACCTGCTCAACCTCGTCATCGCCGGCTGCGCGCTTGGCGTCGTTTCCGAGCGGAGCGAGCGGGCGGCAAGTCGGCGAGTCACGGTCAAGCGGCGCTGCACCTTCGTCATCGCGGGGCGTGAATATCCCTCGACGCTGGAAAATGTCTCGGCCAACGGCGCGCGCGTGCAGGTCTACGGCCTGGAGGTGGAGGTCGCGACCGGCACGCGGGCCTATCTGCGCTTCGCGCTATCAGGCGCGGCGGGGGAGGAATCCTTGCCTGTCGACGTACGCAACATCGAGAATCTCGACAATGTGATTGCCGTCGGCTGCCGCTTCACGCCGGAGGTGGCGCGTCACCATTCCCTCGTCGCCGACCTGATCTTCGCCAATTCCAGCCAGTGGAGCGATTTCCAGGTATCGCGGCGCCGCAATCCCGGTCTCGTCCGGGGCACGCTGTGGTTCCTCGGCATCGCCGTTTACCAGACCAGCCGTGGCCTCATCTACTTCCTGCGCAGCTTCGGCGGTGGGCGCAAGGGGGAGGCGGCATCGTGA
- a CDS encoding cellulose biosynthesis cyclic di-GMP-binding regulatory protein BcsB: MKGPSATAVLVGLLVAFTASTALAQQATPFDMSGERGPSTETKPAADGDMPAVETRVPEKAAAVADAAMRRYIIPAPSLMLEGEAASRSFPVYLTPQQAAAGTTLHLGYSNAVVVAPEVSSLTVVVNDVTVGEMPVQSPEGTKDVHFDLPAKLLRPGVNRVTFNVVQRHRTDCTIRSTYDLWTVLDSTRTYLSVPRDDSGRLLTSDDIAAIGLGPTGRTKFTMVVPEMGQPAATNALMRLSQGLALMAKMPNQVFDVVEALPAKGAAGELQVMLGTAGDLAPLLSNLPAAARSSAIATFVDAPSGDHKIFLVSGPDWPSIEAAVEGMVAPIDRPLGVTREALSVRQRNAAEMPLLAGETTLKLAALGVRTAEFSGRRFRTGFDIGVPSDFYAGAYGEATLLLDAAYSAEVQPGSHIDIYVNGNIASTVPITSRNGGIFRHLPIRVTMRHFRPGPNRIDIETVVMTAADKVCAPGASALEEPRFALFDTSEFRMPRFARVAQLPNLAALSGTGFPYSRAVSPIALYLDRLDKDTLSTSATFLGKMAVASGRALQVRPEASALAIGERDAILVGTISQLPPLVLGQAHIAGESASSWGSAADGTVGQGATQDALDEWQLRVRGGSWRGQISAFETWLQDTFDISLSSLRLLPGEEARVAPDDTARLLVAQGDSPERTAVWTVVSAPTGADLRAGMDALAQEAGWQQLDGYAALESKDTETLDTRAVSSTRFVATQPWTFANLRLIAANWLSSNILAYAVIFCVLSILLGIATSGLLRRFGRST, from the coding sequence GTGAAGGGGCCTTCTGCCACGGCCGTGCTCGTCGGCCTCCTCGTCGCGTTTACCGCATCCACGGCCCTTGCGCAGCAGGCGACGCCCTTCGACATGTCGGGCGAGCGCGGGCCGTCGACGGAGACGAAGCCGGCAGCCGACGGCGACATGCCCGCCGTGGAGACCAGGGTGCCGGAGAAGGCGGCCGCTGTCGCCGACGCTGCCATGCGGCGCTACATCATTCCGGCACCGTCGCTGATGCTCGAAGGGGAGGCCGCGAGCCGTTCCTTTCCGGTCTATCTCACGCCGCAGCAGGCGGCGGCCGGGACCACGCTTCACCTCGGCTATTCCAATGCCGTGGTCGTTGCGCCCGAGGTCTCGAGCCTTACCGTCGTGGTCAATGACGTCACGGTGGGCGAAATGCCCGTCCAGTCGCCCGAAGGGACGAAGGACGTGCATTTCGATCTGCCGGCGAAGCTGCTCCGTCCGGGCGTCAACCGGGTCACCTTCAACGTCGTGCAGCGCCATCGAACGGACTGCACGATCCGCTCGACCTATGATCTCTGGACCGTACTCGATTCCACGCGCACCTATCTGAGCGTGCCGCGCGACGACAGCGGTCGTCTGTTGACGAGCGACGATATCGCCGCCATCGGCCTCGGCCCGACCGGACGGACGAAATTCACCATGGTCGTGCCCGAAATGGGTCAGCCGGCCGCCACCAATGCGCTGATGCGGCTGAGCCAGGGGCTTGCCCTGATGGCGAAGATGCCGAACCAGGTCTTCGATGTGGTCGAGGCGCTACCCGCAAAGGGGGCGGCGGGCGAATTGCAGGTGATGCTGGGCACGGCCGGCGATCTGGCGCCGCTCCTGTCGAACCTCCCGGCCGCCGCGCGCAGTTCGGCGATCGCGACCTTCGTGGACGCGCCCTCGGGCGATCACAAGATCTTCCTCGTCAGCGGACCGGACTGGCCGTCCATCGAAGCTGCGGTCGAAGGCATGGTCGCGCCTATCGATCGGCCGCTCGGCGTGACGCGCGAAGCGCTCAGCGTGCGCCAGCGCAACGCCGCGGAGATGCCGCTGCTGGCCGGCGAGACGACGCTGAAGCTCGCCGCGCTCGGCGTGCGCACCGCCGAATTCAGCGGCCGCCGCTTCCGCACCGGCTTCGACATCGGCGTGCCCTCGGATTTCTATGCCGGCGCCTATGGCGAAGCGACGCTGTTGCTCGATGCGGCCTATTCGGCCGAGGTGCAGCCGGGCAGCCATATCGACATCTACGTCAACGGCAACATTGCCTCGACGGTGCCGATCACCAGCCGCAACGGCGGCATTTTCCGTCACCTGCCGATCCGCGTCACCATGCGGCATTTCCGGCCGGGGCCGAACCGGATCGATATCGAGACCGTCGTGATGACGGCGGCCGACAAGGTCTGCGCTCCTGGCGCCAGTGCTCTTGAGGAGCCGCGTTTCGCGCTCTTCGACACATCCGAATTCCGCATGCCGCGTTTCGCGCGCGTTGCGCAGCTGCCCAATCTCGCCGCGCTGTCGGGCACGGGCTTTCCCTATTCGCGGGCGGTCAGTCCCATCGCGCTCTATCTCGACCGGCTCGACAAGGACACGCTGTCGACCAGCGCGACCTTCCTCGGCAAGATGGCGGTCGCGAGCGGGCGGGCCCTGCAGGTGCGCCCGGAAGCATCCGCTCTTGCCATCGGCGAGCGGGATGCCATCCTCGTCGGCACGATCTCGCAGCTGCCGCCCCTGGTGCTCGGCCAGGCGCATATCGCGGGTGAAAGCGCATCGAGCTGGGGCAGCGCCGCCGACGGTACGGTCGGGCAGGGCGCAACGCAGGACGCGCTCGATGAATGGCAGCTTAGGGTGCGCGGCGGTTCCTGGCGCGGCCAGATCTCGGCCTTCGAGACCTGGCTACAGGATACGTTCGATATCTCGCTTTCCTCGCTCCGGTTGCTGCCGGGCGAGGAGGCGCGGGTGGCGCCCGACGATACGGCGCGCCTGCTCGTGGCGCAGGGCGACAGCCCGGAGCGCACCGCCGTCTGGACGGTCGTGTCGGCGCCCACGGGCGCGGACCTGCGCGCCGGCATGGACGCACTGGCGCAAGAGGCCGGCTGGCAGCAACTCGACGGTTATGCGGCGCTCGAAAGCAAGGATACGGAAACGCTGGATACACGGGCGGTCAGCAGCACGCGGTTCGTCGCGACCCAGCCTTGGACCTTCGCCAATCTCCGGCTGATCGCGGCCAACTGGCTGTCGTCCAACATCCTCGCCTATGCGGTTATTTTCTGTGTCCTGTCGATCCTGCTCGGCATTGCGACGTCGGGGCTTTTGCGCCGCTTCGGCCGTTCGACCTGA
- a CDS encoding pyrophosphate--fructose-6-phosphate 1-phosphotransferase → MAKQKVAMLTAGGLAPCLSSAVGGLIERYSDVAPEIELVAYRSGYQGLLLADRIEITRDMREKAPLLHRYGGSPIGNSRVKLTNAADCVKRGLVKEGENPLRVAAERLAKDGITILHTIGGDDTNTTAADLAAYLGANGYNLTVVGLPKTVDNDVVPIRQSLGAWTAAEVGAGFFDHVSNEQSAAPRTLVVHEVMGRHCGWLTAATARAYIQKTSGNDYVDGFMMNKQLKNIDGLYLPELDFNLDAEAERLRAVMDRAGFVTLFVSEGACLDAIVAEREASGETVKRDAFGHVKIDTINVGNWFSKQFAALLGAERAMVQKSGYYARSAPANRDDLRLIQSMTDLAVESALNKVSGVTGHDEGQGGKLRTIEFPRIKGGKHFDTSAKWFGEVMDTIGQKWKPAS, encoded by the coding sequence ATGGCCAAGCAGAAAGTCGCAATGCTGACCGCCGGCGGGCTCGCGCCCTGTCTGTCGTCCGCCGTCGGAGGCCTCATCGAACGCTACAGCGACGTCGCGCCCGAGATCGAGCTCGTCGCCTATCGCTCGGGCTATCAGGGCCTCCTGCTTGCCGACCGGATCGAAATCACCAGGGACATGCGCGAGAAAGCGCCCCTCCTCCATCGCTATGGCGGCTCACCCATCGGCAACAGCCGCGTGAAGCTGACGAATGCGGCCGACTGCGTGAAGCGCGGCCTCGTCAAGGAAGGCGAGAACCCGTTGCGCGTGGCGGCTGAACGCCTCGCCAAGGACGGCATCACCATCCTGCACACCATCGGCGGCGACGACACCAACACGACGGCGGCCGACCTTGCCGCCTATCTCGGCGCCAACGGCTACAATCTCACCGTCGTCGGCCTGCCGAAGACGGTCGACAACGACGTCGTGCCGATCCGCCAGTCGCTCGGCGCCTGGACGGCCGCCGAAGTCGGCGCCGGCTTCTTCGACCATGTCAGCAACGAGCAGAGCGCCGCGCCGCGCACCCTCGTCGTGCATGAGGTGATGGGACGTCATTGCGGCTGGCTCACCGCCGCCACGGCCCGCGCCTATATCCAGAAGACCAGCGGCAATGACTATGTCGACGGCTTCATGATGAACAAGCAGCTGAAGAACATCGACGGTCTCTACCTGCCGGAGCTGGACTTCAATCTGGACGCCGAGGCCGAGCGCCTGCGCGCGGTCATGGATCGTGCCGGCTTCGTCACGCTGTTCGTCTCGGAAGGCGCCTGCCTCGACGCCATCGTCGCCGAGCGCGAAGCCTCCGGCGAAACCGTCAAGCGCGATGCCTTCGGCCATGTGAAGATCGACACGATCAATGTCGGCAACTGGTTCTCCAAGCAGTTCGCCGCCCTCCTCGGCGCCGAGCGCGCCATGGTGCAGAAGTCCGGCTACTATGCACGTTCCGCGCCGGCCAACCGCGACGACCTGCGCCTCATCCAGAGCATGACCGACCTTGCCGTCGAAAGCGCGCTGAACAAGGTTTCGGGCGTGACCGGCCATGACGAGGGCCAGGGCGGCAAGCTGCGCACCATTGAATTCCCGCGCATCAAGGGCGGCAAGCACTTCGACACCTCGGCCAAGTGGTTCGGCGAGGTGATGGACACGATCGGCCAGAAGTGGAAGCCGGCGTCATAA
- a CDS encoding LysE family translocator, which yields MSFDHWLAFAAASAIMLAIPGPTILLVISYALGHGRRTASATVAGVALGDFTAMTASMLGLGALLATSAAIFTVLKWVGAAYLVWLGIKLWRAPVTVGAEGAAPAEEKPFRIFAHAYVVTALNPKSIVFFVAFLPQFLDLSQPMLPQMAIFEITFLTLATLNAFSYALLASAARKTIRKPSVQKVVNRTGGTLLIGAGLLTAGLKRAAA from the coding sequence ATGTCCTTCGACCATTGGCTCGCTTTCGCCGCCGCCTCCGCCATCATGCTCGCCATCCCCGGCCCGACGATCCTTCTCGTCATCTCCTATGCGCTCGGCCACGGAAGGCGTACGGCGAGCGCCACGGTCGCCGGCGTCGCGCTCGGCGATTTCACCGCCATGACCGCCTCCATGCTCGGCCTCGGCGCGCTGCTCGCGACCTCGGCCGCCATTTTCACCGTGCTCAAATGGGTGGGCGCGGCCTATCTTGTCTGGCTCGGCATCAAGCTCTGGCGCGCGCCCGTCACGGTGGGCGCGGAAGGCGCCGCTCCGGCGGAGGAAAAGCCCTTCCGGATCTTCGCGCACGCCTATGTCGTGACGGCGCTCAACCCCAAGAGCATCGTCTTCTTCGTCGCCTTCCTGCCGCAGTTCCTCGACCTCTCGCAGCCCATGCTGCCGCAGATGGCGATCTTCGAGATCACCTTCCTGACGCTCGCCACCCTCAATGCGTTTTCCTACGCCCTCCTCGCCTCCGCCGCGCGCAAGACCATCCGCAAACCCTCGGTGCAGAAGGTCGTCAACCGCACCGGCGGCACGCTGTTGATCGGCGCCGGATTGCTGACGGCAGGGCTGAAGCGGGCGGCGGCATGA
- a CDS encoding DnaJ family molecular chaperone — translation MFQNSPSCFISAVWDRLVGMVSDAASNVLSGVVEAVRTLFEGDPETRRQVAFSVAMIALSAKMAKADGIVTTAEVDAFKDIFKYPDNQAANVARLYNLARQDVSGYEAYAEKMKALCVSCEKNCPILEDIVDGLFHIAKADGLIHEKEMAFLGRVAEIFGMADERFEQITARHVHISGRDPYKVLGVKPSDDFAEIRKRYRVLASENHPDRLVARGVPAEFHQIANDRMAALNAAYEAIEKERCAA, via the coding sequence ATGTTCCAGAATTCGCCCAGTTGCTTCATCAGTGCCGTGTGGGATCGCCTCGTCGGCATGGTCTCGGATGCCGCCAGCAACGTGCTGTCCGGCGTGGTCGAGGCCGTGCGGACGCTCTTCGAGGGCGACCCGGAAACCCGCCGGCAAGTCGCCTTCTCCGTCGCGATGATCGCGCTTTCCGCCAAGATGGCGAAGGCGGACGGCATCGTGACGACCGCCGAGGTCGATGCCTTCAAGGACATCTTCAAATATCCCGACAACCAGGCGGCCAATGTCGCCCGGCTCTATAACCTCGCGCGCCAGGACGTCTCGGGTTACGAGGCCTATGCGGAGAAGATGAAGGCGCTTTGCGTCTCCTGTGAGAAGAATTGCCCGATCCTCGAGGACATCGTCGACGGCCTGTTCCACATCGCCAAGGCCGATGGCCTGATCCACGAGAAGGAAATGGCCTTCCTCGGCCGCGTCGCGGAAATCTTCGGCATGGCGGACGAGCGCTTCGAGCAGATCACCGCGCGCCATGTCCATATCAGCGGCCGCGACCCCTACAAGGTGCTCGGCGTGAAGCCCAGCGACGACTTCGCCGAGATCCGCAAGCGCTATCGGGTACTTGCCTCGGAGAACCATCCTGATAGGTTGGTGGCGCGTGGCGTGCCGGCCGAGTTCCATCAGATTGCGAACGACCGCATGGCCGCGCTCAACGCTGCCTATGAGGCGATCGAGAAGGAACGCTGCGCTGCATGA
- the bcsN gene encoding cellulose biosynthesis protein BcsN, with protein MDDSAAIRFSGRGGGMSGVGFLLVALAAAVSGCTARPGAGVATLSSTVSAASALVVPAPGTFSIVSVIQRQYTNAIEQQVALSTSASTSGQNFISIQAFGPVETVAVPAGALAFKPVRHAAIQAEISRYFPGRRLTISSNFVRNTYGPFGYAYGPGAGNDGCLYGWQQIRSDEAERNHMNSSGMLQIRLRVCQAGAGEKELVELMYGYTVTGGFAGTAWNPYGRPASVDAEIGGGKPLRVAIEEPQHTAVTVDTVRQAPVTRRVTEGRPVVQRKEQVVAKDVVVVPSPSGGAMATTSGEDTIVVPSPVCVTGSSGSATCN; from the coding sequence ATGGATGATTCGGCAGCGATTCGTTTTTCAGGCCGTGGCGGCGGCATGTCCGGGGTGGGCTTTCTGCTCGTGGCGTTGGCAGCGGCCGTAAGCGGTTGCACGGCACGACCGGGCGCGGGCGTCGCGACGCTTTCGTCGACCGTCTCTGCGGCCAGCGCGCTCGTGGTGCCGGCACCGGGCACGTTTTCCATCGTCAGCGTGATCCAGCGGCAATATACCAATGCGATCGAACAGCAGGTGGCGCTGTCCACCTCCGCCTCGACCTCCGGGCAGAATTTCATCAGCATCCAGGCCTTCGGTCCGGTCGAAACGGTTGCCGTGCCGGCCGGCGCGCTTGCCTTCAAGCCGGTGCGCCATGCGGCGATCCAGGCAGAGATCAGCCGCTATTTCCCCGGCCGACGGCTGACGATCTCCAGCAATTTCGTGCGCAACACCTACGGTCCCTTCGGCTATGCCTATGGGCCGGGCGCGGGCAATGACGGCTGCCTTTACGGCTGGCAGCAGATCCGCTCTGACGAGGCCGAGCGCAACCATATGAACAGCTCTGGAATGCTGCAGATTCGTCTGCGCGTCTGCCAGGCGGGCGCCGGCGAGAAGGAGCTGGTCGAGCTGATGTACGGTTATACGGTCACGGGCGGATTTGCCGGCACGGCGTGGAACCCCTATGGCCGGCCGGCGTCTGTCGATGCCGAGATCGGCGGCGGCAAACCGTTGCGTGTCGCGATCGAAGAACCGCAGCATACGGCCGTCACTGTCGACACTGTCAGACAGGCGCCCGTCACCCGGCGGGTGACGGAAGGAAGACCGGTGGTGCAGCGCAAGGAACAGGTCGTGGCCAAGGATGTGGTCGTCGTGCCTTCGCCCTCGGGCGGTGCAATGGCGACGACCTCCGGCGAGGACACGATCGTTGTGCCGTCACCCGTCTGCGTTACGGGATCTTCTGGTTCGGCAACCTGTAATTGA
- a CDS encoding lytic transglycosylase domain-containing protein produces MADTPVTRPARIAALACAGLLASLAGCASVAEDATTARTVTPATTPMTATTDIAAADGATIEVAYAALPVAKPGTENTPLALPTPIAVASDAGAAVPVSALAEAKAVTGAAAATTALAGNTGAAVNPVAEMPQTYDTVIGVSVMEPGFDTGEPEGLEQLVATHKIVPMAKPAMISNAVLTTDTRLVVPQADQPFKKSGTPIDALITKYAALYGIPESLLHRVVKRESTYNPRAFNRGHYGLMQIKYSTAKSMGYEGPAEGLFDAETNIKYAGKYLRGAWMVADDKNDGAVRLYAAGYYYHAKRKGLLDETGLR; encoded by the coding sequence ATGGCTGATACCCCCGTTACCCGTCCGGCACGCATTGCCGCGCTTGCCTGTGCAGGCCTTCTTGCATCGCTTGCCGGCTGCGCCAGCGTGGCCGAAGACGCAACGACGGCCAGGACGGTGACGCCAGCAACCACACCCATGACCGCAACCACGGACATCGCCGCCGCCGATGGCGCGACGATCGAAGTCGCCTATGCGGCCCTGCCCGTCGCCAAACCCGGCACGGAAAACACACCGCTCGCCCTGCCGACGCCGATTGCCGTCGCGAGCGATGCCGGCGCCGCCGTTCCGGTCTCCGCCCTTGCGGAAGCCAAGGCCGTGACGGGCGCTGCCGCCGCCACCACCGCGCTTGCCGGCAATACGGGCGCTGCCGTGAACCCGGTCGCCGAAATGCCGCAGACCTACGACACCGTCATTGGCGTTTCCGTCATGGAGCCGGGCTTCGACACGGGCGAACCGGAAGGCCTCGAACAGCTCGTCGCCACCCACAAGATCGTGCCGATGGCAAAGCCCGCCATGATCAGCAATGCCGTCCTGACCACCGACACGCGTCTTGTCGTGCCGCAGGCCGACCAGCCGTTCAAGAAATCCGGCACGCCGATCGATGCGCTGATCACCAAATATGCCGCCCTCTACGGCATTCCGGAATCGCTGCTGCATCGCGTCGTGAAGCGGGAAAGCACCTACAATCCGCGGGCCTTCAACCGCGGCCACTACGGTCTCATGCAGATCAAGTATTCGACGGCCAAGAGCATGGGCTACGAAGGCCCGGCCGAAGGCCTGTTCGACGCGGAGACCAACATCAAATATGCCGGCAAGTATCTGCGCGGCGCATGGATGGTCGCCGACGACAAGAACGACGGCGCGGTGCGCCTCTATGCGGCCGGCTACTACTATCACGCCAAGCGCAAGGGCCTGCTGGACGAGACCGGGCTGCGCTAG